Proteins encoded in a region of the Mesoflavibacter profundi genome:
- a CDS encoding M48 family metallopeptidase, with translation MKYKNPIIIAFTLLMFLSCSTNPFTGKKTLALIPNSQLFPTSFSQYNQVLSEGKVITGTQESEMIKRVGQRIAVAAERWLNANGKTGYLNDYKWEYNLIQEDVVNAWCMPGGKIAFYTGILPVAQNETAIAVIMGHEVAHALANHGQQRMSAGMLQQGLAVAGNIAIKDEKSRNAFNQYYGIGSQVGVMLPFSRSHETEADRIGLYLTAIAGYNPDEGAELWKRMAQASGGQAPPEILSTHPANQTRINNLTALSPQAKAEAKKFGVSAFRPIGNY, from the coding sequence ATGAAATATAAAAATCCAATAATTATAGCCTTTACATTGTTAATGTTTTTGTCATGTTCTACAAATCCATTTACAGGTAAAAAAACATTAGCATTAATACCAAATTCTCAATTATTTCCAACTTCATTTTCACAATACAATCAAGTATTATCTGAAGGAAAAGTAATTACAGGAACACAAGAGTCCGAAATGATTAAACGTGTTGGTCAACGTATTGCTGTAGCTGCAGAACGTTGGTTAAATGCAAACGGAAAAACAGGTTATTTAAACGATTATAAATGGGAATATAACCTAATACAAGAAGATGTGGTAAATGCTTGGTGTATGCCAGGTGGTAAAATAGCATTTTACACAGGAATATTACCAGTTGCTCAAAACGAAACTGCAATAGCAGTAATTATGGGACATGAAGTAGCACATGCGTTAGCAAACCATGGTCAACAACGTATGAGTGCTGGTATGTTACAACAAGGATTAGCTGTAGCAGGAAATATTGCCATTAAAGATGAAAAATCTAGAAATGCATTTAATCAATATTACGGTATTGGATCACAAGTTGGTGTAATGTTACCATTTAGTAGAAGCCATGAGACAGAGGCAGATAGAATAGGATTGTATCTTACAGCAATAGCAGGATATAATCCAGATGAAGGTGCAGAATTATGGAAGCGAATGGCACAAGCAAGTGGAGGACAAGCGCCACCAGAAATTTTAAGTACGCATCCGGCAAATCAAACAAGAATAAATAACCTTACAGCACTGTCGCCTCAAGCAAAAGCTGAAGCAAAAAAGTTTGGAGTAAGTGCTTTTAGACCAATTGGTAATTATTAG
- a CDS encoding MFS transporter, which produces MENLQKGSKKLLNAWAFYDWANSVYTLTIASSIFPIFYSALFINQTEKIVPAFGFDFKSTALITFITAFTFLVVAFTSPILSGIADYVGNKKNFLKFFCYVGGFGCIGLYFFSLENIYISLLFYFMGLIGYWGSLVFYNSYLPDIAYPEQQDSISAKGFSMGYIGSVTLLVINLVMVMYPNVFFIADEVLENGQIVQSASQVAMRYSFVMVGIWWIGFSQYSFYWLPKGTSTGQKVTKDVVLNGFKELKIVWRALKQNIVLKKYLQSFFVFSMAVQTIMLVAVYFGEEEINWGSDDAKTMGLIVSILIIQLIAILGAILTSRASSKFGNIKTLIAINFIWMSLCFYAYFMESPMQFYIAAASVGFVMGGIQSLARSTYSKFLPETKDTTSYFSFFDVAEKIGIVIGMLIYGTIDQVTGSMRNSILFLFIFFLIGIFLLFRVLKQQKLE; this is translated from the coding sequence ATGGAAAACCTTCAAAAAGGAAGTAAAAAACTATTAAATGCTTGGGCATTTTACGATTGGGCAAATTCAGTTTACACGTTAACTATTGCATCTTCAATATTTCCTATTTTTTATTCGGCATTATTTATAAATCAAACAGAAAAAATAGTACCAGCGTTTGGATTTGATTTTAAAAGTACTGCGTTAATAACGTTTATTACAGCTTTTACGTTTTTAGTTGTAGCATTTACCTCTCCAATATTATCGGGTATTGCAGATTATGTAGGGAATAAAAAAAACTTTCTGAAATTTTTCTGTTACGTTGGTGGTTTTGGTTGTATAGGATTATATTTTTTCAGTTTAGAAAATATTTATATCAGTCTGTTATTCTATTTTATGGGATTAATAGGATATTGGGGAAGTTTGGTATTTTACAACTCATACTTACCAGATATAGCTTATCCAGAACAGCAAGATAGTATTAGTGCAAAAGGATTTAGTATGGGATATATTGGTAGTGTAACACTACTAGTTATTAATTTGGTAATGGTTATGTATCCTAATGTTTTTTTTATCGCTGATGAAGTTTTAGAAAACGGACAAATTGTTCAATCAGCATCTCAAGTGGCAATGCGTTACTCTTTTGTAATGGTTGGTATTTGGTGGATTGGATTTAGTCAATATAGTTTTTATTGGTTACCTAAAGGAACTTCTACAGGACAAAAAGTTACTAAAGATGTGGTTTTAAACGGTTTTAAAGAACTTAAAATAGTTTGGAGAGCATTAAAACAAAACATAGTTCTTAAAAAATATTTACAATCGTTTTTTGTGTTTAGTATGGCTGTTCAAACTATTATGTTGGTAGCAGTATATTTTGGTGAAGAAGAAATTAATTGGGGAAGTGACGATGCTAAAACAATGGGTTTAATTGTAAGTATTTTAATCATACAATTAATAGCTATTTTAGGTGCAATTTTAACATCTAGAGCATCATCTAAATTTGGAAATATAAAAACATTAATTGCGATTAATTTTATATGGATGAGTTTATGTTTTTATGCTTATTTCATGGAATCGCCTATGCAATTTTATATTGCTGCAGCTTCAGTTGGATTTGTTATGGGAGGAATACAAAGTTTAGCACGATCTACATACTCTAAATTTTTGCCAGAAACTAAAGATACGACCTCTTACTTTAGCTTTTTTGATGTTGCTGAAAAAATAGGAATTGTAATAGGTATGTTAATTTACGGAACAATAGATCAAGTTACAGGAAGTATGAGAAATTCTATTTTATTCTTATTTATCTTTTTCTTAATTGGCATATTCTTACTTTTTAGAGTATTAAAGCAACAAAAATTAGAATAA
- a CDS encoding lipocalin family protein, which translates to MKLSTLTFLALFILLTAFTCENEPLEGDFVVEESNDGNTNNPNNVALEGTWLLTAWNSDNPVDINNDGTASTNLLAEFNCYNNETLVFTSNGMGSANSTSYADFSFEIEVGTTDSYIYSVDCIQETEISPFTWIQSGNNVAISVTGGVTTNWTLTNNQLSILIPEGFMAFSEDFTTTVTEDLTFVYTKQ; encoded by the coding sequence ATGAAACTATCTACTCTTACTTTTTTAGCACTATTTATTCTACTAACAGCTTTTACTTGTGAAAATGAACCTTTAGAAGGTGATTTTGTTGTAGAAGAATCTAATGACGGAAATACAAACAATCCTAATAACGTAGCATTAGAAGGAACTTGGTTATTAACAGCATGGAATAGTGATAATCCTGTAGATATTAATAATGATGGTACAGCTAGTACAAATTTATTAGCAGAATTTAATTGCTATAATAATGAAACTTTAGTTTTTACTTCTAATGGAATGGGAAGTGCAAACAGTACGTCTTATGCAGATTTTTCTTTTGAAATTGAAGTGGGAACAACAGATAGTTATATTTACTCTGTAGACTGTATACAAGAGACAGAAATATCACCTTTTACATGGATACAATCTGGTAATAATGTAGCAATAAGTGTTACTGGCGGAGTAACAACTAACTGGACCTTAACCAATAATCAATTATCTATTTTAATTCCTGAAGGTTTTATGGCTTTTAGTGAAGACTTTACTACAACAGTGACCGAAGATTTAACTTTTGTTTATACCAAACAATAA
- a CDS encoding head GIN domain-containing protein: protein MKTFKISLITVITVLSFNCSYAQWGNKKIKGNGNVTTITKTTSSYDQIKLAGWMDFNLVNGKEGNITLEGESNLLDYIITETQGSTLIIKIENNINLRPSFNKTIKIIIPYQDIDEVSLSGSGDVTTNTTIKSRNFKSKISGSGDITLDVEASDIEATVTGSGDLTLTGVTNLLDVTVTGSGDFHGARLEANHTKAKVTGSGDIEVIAKKELDAKVTGSGDIEYKGHPEKVNKKVTGSGDISN from the coding sequence ATGAAAACGTTTAAAATCTCTTTAATTACAGTAATTACTGTGTTAAGCTTTAATTGTAGTTACGCACAATGGGGAAACAAAAAAATAAAAGGAAACGGTAATGTTACTACAATAACAAAAACTACATCTAGCTATGATCAAATAAAATTAGCTGGTTGGATGGACTTTAATTTAGTAAATGGTAAAGAAGGTAACATTACTCTTGAAGGAGAAAGTAATCTATTGGATTATATCATTACAGAAACACAAGGCAGTACATTAATTATTAAAATTGAAAACAATATTAACCTAAGACCTAGTTTTAATAAAACAATAAAAATTATAATTCCTTATCAAGATATAGATGAAGTTAGTTTATCCGGATCTGGAGATGTAACTACAAATACAACTATAAAATCTAGAAATTTTAAGTCTAAAATATCAGGATCTGGTGATATTACTTTAGATGTAGAAGCAAGCGATATAGAAGCAACAGTTACAGGATCTGGAGATTTAACTTTAACAGGTGTAACAAATCTATTAGATGTTACAGTTACAGGATCTGGAGATTTTCACGGAGCTAGATTAGAGGCAAATCATACTAAAGCTAAAGTTACAGGATCTGGTGACATAGAAGTAATTGCAAAAAAAGAATTAGATGCAAAAGTTACTGGATCTGGTGATATTGAATACAAAGGACATCCAGAAAAAGTAAATAAAAAAGTAACTGGTTCTGGAGATATAAGTAACTAG
- a CDS encoding RNA polymerase sigma factor has translation MLCITGNQKAQIELYNRYYHAMYNTSFRIVNNSFEAEDIMQDSFITAFSKLDTLKDKSTFGGWLKRIVINNSIHAFNKNKHLDVNLDHVMYKVEDHQGVDNQTDFTSIKAQQVLETLNHLKPNYKVVLTLNLIEGYDYEEIGDVLNISYANCRTMISRAKNSLRKKLEQLY, from the coding sequence ATGCTATGTATAACTGGTAATCAAAAAGCTCAAATTGAGCTTTACAATAGATATTACCATGCTATGTATAACACGTCTTTTAGGATTGTAAATAATAGTTTTGAAGCTGAAGATATTATGCAAGACTCTTTTATTACAGCGTTTTCAAAACTAGATACGCTAAAAGATAAAAGTACTTTTGGTGGTTGGTTAAAACGAATAGTAATTAACAATAGCATACATGCATTTAATAAAAACAAGCATTTAGATGTAAACTTAGATCATGTAATGTATAAAGTAGAAGACCATCAAGGTGTAGATAATCAAACAGATTTTACATCTATAAAAGCGCAACAAGTACTTGAAACTTTAAACCATTTAAAACCAAATTATAAAGTCGTACTTACATTAAATTTAATTGAAGGTTACGATTACGAAGAAATTGGTGATGTACTAAACATTAGCTATGCTAATTGTAGAACAATGATTTCTAGAGCAAAAAATAGCTTAAGAAAAAAACTAGAACAGTTATACTAA
- the lon gene encoding endopeptidase La: MKKSNFISLDSLSLQDFDENSELIPLMTPEDEEKINKEELPASLPILSLRNTVLFPGVVIPITAGRDKSIKLINDANKGGKVIGVVAQKDEDVEDPKAADINQVGTVARILKVLKMPDGNTTVIIQGKKRFKIDQVITEDPYIQATITEVAKATPAPKTEEFNAIIDSIKDLAVQIIKDSPNIPTEATFAIKNIESESFLINFVSSNMNLTVEEKQKLLEIDDLQDRALETLRYMNIELQKLELKNDIQSKVQSDLNQQQREYFLNQQLKTIQEELGGGNAEEIEEMKTRAKSKNWDEKVAKHFEKELSKMQRMNPQVAEYSIQRNYLDLFLDLPWNEFSEDKFDLKRAQKILDRDHYGLDDVKKRIIEHLAVLKLRNDMKSPIICLYGPPGVGKTSLGKSIAEALGREYVRISLGGLRDEAEIRGHRKTYIGAMPGRIIQSLKKAGTSNPVFVLDEIDKLSNSHQGDPSSALLEVLDPEQNSEFHDNFLEMGYDLSKVMFIATSNSLNTIQPALRDRMEIINVTGYTIEEKVEIAKRHLLPKQLKEHGLSDKDLKIGKAQLEKIVEGYTRESGVRGLEKQIAKMVRHAAKNIAMEEEYNIKVTNQDVIDVLGGPKLERDKYENNNVAGVVTGLAWTRVGGDILFIESILSKGKGAMTITGNLGKVMKESATIAMEYIKANAEILGIKSDVFNNYNVHIHVPEGATPKDGPSAGVTMLTSLVSLFTQKKVKKSIAMTGEITLRGKVLPVGGIKEKILAAKRARIKEILLCEDNRRDIEEIKPEYLKGLTFHYVTDMKDVIDIAITNTKVKNAKTL, translated from the coding sequence ATGAAAAAATCTAATTTTATATCACTTGACAGTTTGTCATTACAGGATTTTGACGAAAATTCAGAATTAATTCCATTAATGACACCTGAAGATGAAGAAAAAATAAACAAAGAAGAATTACCAGCAAGTTTACCAATTTTATCTTTACGTAATACGGTGTTATTTCCAGGTGTAGTTATTCCTATTACTGCAGGAAGAGATAAATCTATAAAACTAATTAACGACGCCAATAAAGGCGGAAAAGTAATTGGTGTTGTAGCACAAAAAGATGAAGACGTAGAAGATCCAAAAGCTGCAGATATCAATCAAGTTGGTACTGTTGCAAGAATTTTAAAGGTATTAAAAATGCCTGATGGTAACACAACCGTGATTATTCAAGGTAAAAAACGCTTTAAGATAGATCAAGTTATTACAGAAGATCCTTATATACAAGCAACAATTACCGAAGTAGCAAAAGCAACGCCTGCGCCAAAAACAGAAGAATTTAATGCAATTATAGATAGTATTAAAGACTTAGCTGTGCAAATTATCAAGGATAGTCCAAACATACCTACAGAAGCGACGTTTGCTATAAAAAATATAGAAAGCGAATCGTTTTTAATCAACTTTGTGTCTTCTAATATGAATTTAACAGTAGAAGAAAAACAAAAGTTATTAGAAATAGATGATCTTCAAGATAGAGCATTAGAAACGTTACGTTACATGAATATCGAACTTCAAAAACTGGAGTTAAAAAACGATATACAATCCAAAGTACAAAGTGACTTAAATCAGCAACAACGTGAGTATTTCTTAAATCAGCAATTAAAAACCATTCAAGAAGAATTAGGTGGCGGAAATGCTGAAGAAATTGAAGAAATGAAAACTCGTGCCAAATCTAAAAACTGGGACGAAAAAGTGGCAAAGCATTTTGAAAAGGAATTATCTAAAATGCAAAGAATGAATCCGCAAGTTGCCGAGTATTCTATTCAACGTAACTATTTAGATTTATTTTTAGACTTACCGTGGAACGAGTTTAGCGAAGATAAATTTGATTTAAAACGCGCACAAAAAATATTAGATCGTGATCATTATGGTTTAGACGATGTTAAAAAACGTATCATAGAGCATTTAGCAGTTTTAAAATTGCGAAATGATATGAAATCGCCAATTATCTGTCTATACGGTCCACCAGGAGTTGGTAAAACATCTTTAGGAAAATCTATTGCAGAAGCTTTAGGTAGAGAATACGTGCGTATTAGTTTAGGAGGATTACGTGATGAGGCAGAAATTAGAGGTCACCGTAAAACATACATTGGTGCAATGCCAGGTCGTATTATACAAAGTCTTAAAAAAGCAGGAACTTCAAATCCGGTTTTTGTATTAGATGAAATTGATAAGTTGTCAAATTCGCATCAAGGTGATCCTTCTTCAGCATTATTAGAAGTGTTAGATCCAGAGCAAAATAGCGAGTTTCATGATAACTTCTTAGAAATGGGTTACGACCTATCAAAAGTAATGTTTATTGCCACTTCAAATAGTTTAAATACCATTCAGCCAGCATTAAGAGACCGTATGGAAATCATTAATGTTACAGGTTATACTATCGAAGAAAAAGTTGAAATAGCTAAGCGTCACTTACTACCTAAACAGTTAAAAGAACACGGTTTAAGTGATAAAGATTTAAAAATTGGTAAAGCTCAGTTAGAAAAAATAGTTGAAGGTTACACACGCGAATCTGGTGTACGTGGATTAGAAAAACAAATAGCAAAAATGGTGCGTCACGCAGCAAAAAATATTGCTATGGAAGAAGAGTACAACATTAAGGTAACTAACCAAGATGTAATAGATGTACTTGGCGGACCAAAATTAGAGCGTGATAAATACGAGAATAATAACGTTGCAGGTGTAGTTACAGGATTGGCTTGGACACGTGTTGGCGGTGATATATTATTTATAGAATCTATTTTGTCTAAAGGAAAAGGAGCAATGACAATTACCGGTAATTTAGGTAAAGTCATGAAAGAGTCTGCGACAATTGCTATGGAATATATTAAAGCAAATGCCGAAATTTTAGGAATAAAATCAGATGTCTTTAATAATTATAACGTTCATATTCACGTACCAGAAGGCGCAACTCCAAAAGATGGACCAAGCGCAGGAGTAACTATGTTAACGTCTTTAGTGTCATTATTTACTCAAAAGAAAGTAAAAAAGAGCATAGCAATGACTGGAGAAATTACACTTCGTGGGAAAGTTTTGCCAGTTGGTGGAATAAAAGAAAAAATTCTAGCTGCAAAACGCGCAAGAATTAAAGAAATATTACTTTGCGAAGACAATAGACGTGACATAGAAGAAATCAAGCCAGAGTATTTAAAAGGTCTTACATTTCACTATGTAACAGATATGAAAGATGTAATAGATATAGCGATAACTAATACAAAAGTTAAAAACGCTAAAACATTATAA
- a CDS encoding LysM peptidoglycan-binding domain-containing protein: protein MKYFLLVAISMATFSVKGQNSDQINIILDGQPAVLNVKTGETKLLNGQTIKEGVVVSKGDSENIITIHAVLKGETLYSISKTYGISIAQLKAVNNLSNNIINVNQTLKIGYDSSREIKNYWKVKKGDTLYAIARQTGLSVDVIKRINNLQNNIIKIDQVLLLK from the coding sequence ATGAAATATTTTCTATTGGTTGCCATAAGTATGGCAACCTTTTCTGTTAAAGGACAAAATAGTGATCAGATAAATATAATTCTTGATGGTCAACCAGCTGTTTTAAATGTTAAAACAGGCGAAACTAAGTTGCTAAATGGACAAACTATTAAGGAAGGAGTAGTAGTATCCAAAGGTGATTCAGAAAATATTATAACAATACATGCTGTTTTAAAAGGCGAAACGCTTTACAGTATTTCTAAAACGTATGGAATTAGTATTGCACAATTAAAAGCAGTAAACAATCTATCCAATAATATTATAAATGTAAACCAAACTTTAAAAATTGGTTATGATAGTTCAAGAGAAATTAAAAACTATTGGAAAGTAAAAAAAGGAGATACTTTATATGCAATTGCTAGGCAAACAGGTTTGTCGGTAGATGTAATAAAACGAATAAATAATTTACAAAACAACATTATAAAAATAGATCAGGTGTTGTTGTTAAAGTAA
- a CDS encoding LysM peptidoglycan-binding domain-containing protein, producing the protein MKRLILISFLLIFQFSFSQENEEFLPIVIEGQDAFLSTKTGEYVLLDHDNTNPKELKTTASGVVYNDIKIHEIKKGETLSKIAKQYNVDVNQLMEDNDLSSKKLDLNQKLKIIIKKLIPSSSPTISYSGDERIVARLQPGQSPSTLSPPPVNNKPNATTNKSAQNTLSKPILIPNTSENNETDEVKKAKLELLEAQKKLEEAKLKASKENQLPEYHTIKKNETFYSIAKQYNLTVQELKQLNKVDINNLKIGQKIKLR; encoded by the coding sequence ATGAAACGCTTAATACTTATCTCATTTTTATTAATTTTTCAATTCAGTTTCAGTCAAGAAAATGAAGAGTTTTTACCAATCGTGATAGAAGGTCAAGATGCTTTTTTATCTACAAAAACAGGCGAATATGTACTTTTAGATCATGATAATACCAACCCAAAAGAGTTAAAAACTACAGCAAGTGGTGTTGTTTATAACGATATAAAAATTCATGAAATTAAAAAAGGTGAAACCTTAAGTAAAATAGCCAAACAATACAATGTAGATGTAAATCAATTAATGGAAGATAATGACTTGTCTTCTAAAAAATTAGATTTAAACCAAAAGCTAAAAATTATAATTAAAAAATTAATTCCTTCAAGTAGTCCAACTATTAGTTATTCTGGTGACGAAAGAATTGTAGCAAGACTACAACCGGGACAATCACCATCTACCTTATCGCCGCCACCAGTAAATAATAAACCAAATGCGACAACAAATAAAAGCGCACAAAACACTTTGTCAAAACCAATTTTGATACCTAACACTTCAGAAAATAATGAAACTGATGAGGTAAAAAAAGCAAAATTAGAATTGTTAGAAGCGCAAAAGAAGTTGGAAGAGGCAAAGCTTAAAGCTTCTAAAGAAAATCAACTACCAGAATATCATACCATAAAAAAGAACGAAACCTTTTATAGTATAGCTAAACAATACAATTTAACAGTTCAAGAGTTAAAGCAATTAAATAAAGTAGATATTAATAACCTTAAAATAGGACAAAAGATTAAATTACGTTAA